The Miscanthus floridulus cultivar M001 chromosome 6, ASM1932011v1, whole genome shotgun sequence genomic interval TTGCCGTCATAGTTGGTACCCAGTGGTCATGTAGTGTATCTCAGACTGAATTTCTTATGCATTCTTCATACGTAATATTTGCATGTTTCACTAAACAAGTTTGCACCAGTAACAATTATCAATATTACCTACATTAAAGTTCTAACAGTCTGGAAACAGTACTCATAAGAATGTCTTTTCATATGGACTTAATATCTTTGTACAAGCACGCCTTCTCAAGGAGACAAGGATTAAATCCACCAAAACAACAGAAACTCATACAGCTTTCCTAGTATTAAACTATACATGAACCTGGGCAATCATTAATGGAGGAATCCAAGCCAATCAACAAAGAAAATTAAGGGACTAAACATGCAAGCAGTCATTTCAGCTGAGAGTGTACCTTCTCAGAAGGCTGCAACTTGCTGCTGGTGAACCCCTCAGAAACAAGTTTATTGACAGCATCTCTCAGTCTCTCATAGTCCTCCGTGACATTGTAAACCTGGTGTGATATCCTCACATACCCTGTCACTGGATCACCATTCTTATCCTTTGCCATCTCCTGTCCTTCCACCCTTCTTGAGTTGTAGTATATTGGAACCTCCACCTGGAAATCCTTCCTCAACATAGTCCTCACTCTCAATGCGTCATCATCACTCTCGACGCCAAGGCAACCAGGCATCCCCACCATAACCATGCTACCACACAGTTCCGGAGGTGAGCCAAGAAAAGTCCCCCATGCCTCAGCAAGCATCCTGCCCATCTCAATAACTTTCTCATGATTCCGGCTTCGTATCCCCTCAATTCCACCCTCAAACCGATTCACAAAATCTATAGCCTCAGACACAACAAGCTGGGCACTGTAATCCCGCGTTCCAATCCATCCGCTCTCCATAGGCAGCCCATTTCCATACTCATGTGAGACAACAGGGTGATGGAGCTGGTTGGCTATCGGGTCATCCTTGCGAGTATGCAAGAAGGCCACGGCAGGGGGGCAAAAGAACCACTTATGAAGGTTGCTTGTGTAGAAATCGGCTCCGATGTCACGCACGTCCACAGGCACCTGACCAATAGAATGTGCAGCGTCAACAAATACCTTGTCAACGCCCTCTTCTCGGCAGATGGCGACGAGCTCCTTCACGGGGATGACGACACTGGGCATGGAGGTGATGTGGTCAATGACTGCGAGCCGGACCCTACGCCCCCCTTCCTTGGCGACCGCGAGCGCAGCACGGAACTCGGCAATAATTGCGTCGGCCGACGCAACCGGGAACGGGAGGGGCACCTCGACGACGGTGGCCCCCGCGCGCGCGACGTAGGCGTGGATGGACTTCTTGACCGCACCGTAGGCGTAGTGGAGCATGAGCACCGCATCCCCGCTCGCGAAGCTGCCCTCGGCGAAGCTCCAGGCTGCGTGCTGCAGGACGATGGCGGCGGCCGTGGTGGCGTTGTCGACGAGGGAGACCTCAGATACGTCGCCAGCGCCCACCgcctcggcgacggcggcgcgcgaGCGGCGGAGGCCCTGCTGGAGGCCGTGGAAGTAGAAGGCGTCGGGCTGCGCGAGGAAGAGGCGCTGCCAGTGGGCCTGCGCGGCGAGGACCGAGGCCGGGCAGCAGCCGAAGCTGCCGTTATTAACGCGCGCCACGGCTGCGTCGTGGTGCGCGAACTCAGCGCGGATCTCGGCCGCCGAGATCACCGACCGGGGGCGCTTCGACGGGGACGGGCCGTTA includes:
- the LOC136455969 gene encoding putative L-cysteine desulfhydrase 1; its protein translation is MASDPASDDAAAAENGHGNGNGPSPSKRPRSVISAAEIRAEFAHHDAAVARVNNGSFGCCPASVLAAQAHWQRLFLAQPDAFYFHGLQQGLRRSRAAVAEAVGAGDVSEVSLVDNATTAAAIVLQHAAWSFAEGSFASGDAVLMLHYAYGAVKKSIHAYVARAGATVVEVPLPFPVASADAIIAEFRAALAVAKEGGRRVRLAVIDHITSMPSVVIPVKELVAICREEGVDKVFVDAAHSIGQVPVDVRDIGADFYTSNLHKWFFCPPAVAFLHTRKDDPIANQLHHPVVSHEYGNGLPMESGWIGTRDYSAQLVVSEAIDFVNRFEGGIEGIRSRNHEKVIEMGRMLAEAWGTFLGSPPELCGSMVMVGMPGCLGVESDDDALRVRTMLRKDFQVEVPIYYNSRRVEGQEMAKDKNGDPVTGYVRISHQVYNVTEDYERLRDAVNKLVSEGFTSSKLQPSEKQEA